One Lycium barbarum isolate Lr01 chromosome 5, ASM1917538v2, whole genome shotgun sequence genomic window carries:
- the LOC132641493 gene encoding histone-lysine N-methyltransferase family member SUVH9-like, with the protein MGSLVPFQDLNLQLETTNFTSSPIPTPRIFPMIEPKLEPLDEYTQADLQTTPFFSNPSPNFNNSGSSSAFTPTQQLRTSDSIPPEIPPGFEETYVYSEFKRISDQYKEAFAGRMQHFGDVEVFEHLHSHVEVVEDPDSHAIVSVNNDTQASEIVIARKRYPQRSSELVRVTDLKPEDQRYHRDAVRRTRMLFDSLRILSNNQHLGPHRRRRGDLRACKILREHGLWMHRDKRIVGAIPGVLIGDVFFFRMELCVVGLHGQSQAGIDYVPASQSSIGEPIATSVIVSGGYEDNQDGGDVIIHAGQGGQDKHTRQCVHQKLECGNLALERSMHYGVEVRVIRVFKYEGSGNASGDVYVYDGLYRIVEYCFDIGKAGFGVYKFKLVRIENQEEMGSAILRFAQNLRIRPLVARPTGYVSLDISRKKENVPVFLFNDIDDNHDPVYFDYLVKTVYPPFVYQNVGSGNGCECIDGCGDNCFCAMRNGGQFSYDNNGILLRGKPLVFECGPHCLCPPTCQNRVSQKGLRNRFEVFRSRETGWGVRTLDLIQAGSFIFEFTGVVLTREQAQIFTMNGDSLVYPSRFPKRWAEWGDLSQIYPNYVRSAYPSIPPLDFAMDVSRMRNLACYIRYSSSPNAMVQPMLYDHNHVSFPHLMLFAMENIPPLKEISIDYGVADEWTGKLGHLRLTNLYSS; encoded by the coding sequence ATGGGTTCACTTGTCCCATTTCAAGACCTCAATCTTCAGCTTGAAACCACTAATTTCACATCTTCTCCAATCCCAACCCCAAGAATCTTCCCCATGATTGAACCAAAACTTGAACCCCTTGATGAGTATACACAAGCTGATCTTCAAACCACCCCTTTTTTTTCCAACCCTAGTCCCAATTTCAACAACTCCGGTTCTAGTTCAGCTTTCACCCCTACTCAACAATTACGCACTTCTGATTCAATTCCACCGGAGATTCCACCTGGGTTTGAAGAAACCTATGTTTATTCCGAATTTAAACGAATTTCTGACCAATATAAAGAAGCTTTTGCTGGAAGAATGCAGCATTTCGGAGATGTTGAGGTCTTCGAACACCTGCACTCTCATGTTGAGGTTGTGGAAGACCCCGATTCTCATGCCATTGTTTCAGTTAACAACGATACCCAGGCTTCAGAAATTGTGATTGCTAGAAAAAGATATCCACAAAGATCATCGGAATTAGTTAGAGTGACAGATCTAAAGCCTGAAGATCAACGTTATCACCGAGACGCTGTTCGGAGAACCAGAATGCTGTTTGATTCTCTGCGTATTCTTTCAAACAACCAGCATTTGGGTCCTCATAGAAGGAGAAGAGGTGATCTGAGGGCTTGTAAAATATTGAGAGAACATGGGTTGTGGATGCATCGCGATAAGCGCATCGTGGGGGCGATCCCCGGAGTGCTTATTGGTGATGTGTTCTTCTTTAGGATGGAGCTTTGCGTTGTTGGATTACATGGGCAGTCTCAAGCTGGTATTGATTATGTACCTGCGAGTCAAAGTTCAATTGGGGAGCCAATTGCTACAAGTGTAATTGTTTCAGGTGGATACGAGGATAATCAAGATGGAGGAGATGTGATTATACATGCAGGACAAGGTGGACAGGATAAGCATACAAGGCAATGTGTGCATCAGAAACTGGAATGCGGGAATTTGGCGTTGGAAAGAAGTATGCACTATGGAGTTGAGGTAAGGGTAATTCGCGTCTTTAAATATGAAGGAAGTGGAAATGCTAGTGGTGATGTTTATGTGTATGATGGACTATATAGGATTGTCGAATACTGCTTTGATATTGGAAAGGCTGGATTTGGAGTTTATAAATTCAAGCTTGTTAGGATAGAGAATCAGGAAGAAATGGGAAGTGCTATTCTTCGTTTTGCACAGAATCTTAGGATCAGACCTTTAGTGGCAAGGCCTACTGGTTATGTTAGTCTTGATATATCAAGGAAAAAAGAAAACGTACCAGTGTTTCTTTTCAACGATATTGATGATAATCATGATCCGGTTTATTTTGATTATCTGGTGAAGACTGTTTATCCTCCATTTGTATATCAGAATGTGGGCAGTGGTAATGGATGTGAGTGCATTGATGGGTGTGGAGATAATTGTTTTTGTGCTATGAGAAATGGTGGCCAATTTTCCTATGATAATAATGGTATATTGTTGAGAGGCAAACCGTTAGTGTTCGAATGTGGACCACACTGTCTATGTCCTCCAACTTGTCAGAATCGAGTGAGCCAGAAAGGTCTGAGGAACAGATTCGAAGTGTTTCGGTCTAGAGAGACTGGTTGGGGAGTTAGGACACTGGACCTGATCCAAGCTGGGTCTTTTATCTTTGAATTTACTGGGGTTGTACTCACACGAGAGCAAGCCCAAATTTTTACAATGAATGGTGATAGTTTAGTCTATCCAAGTCGCTTTCCTAAGAGATGGGCAGAATGGGGAGATTTGTCGCAAATATACCCCAACTATGTGCGATCAGCATACCCCTCCATTCCTCCTCTGGATTTTGCGATGGATGTTTCTAGAATGAGGAATTTAGCATGTTATATCAGGTACAGTTCAAGCCCCAATGCTATGGTACAGCCTATGCTTTATGATCACAACCATGTATCTTTCCCCCACCTGATGCTCTTTGCGATGGAGAATATTCCCCCTCTAAAGGAGATCAGTATTGATTATGGTGTAGCAGATGAATGGACAGGGAAGCTTGGCCATCTGCGATTGACTAACTTATATAGTAGTTGA